tcgttccataatgtagtgcatatagatccaggcctggacactagttagcttctaatattgacttgttgcttgtaggtacatatgcccttggcaaggatccacacatcgatcctttttgcgtatggagcaatgagatattgatgaacaagcatcaagtgaggaaactgataaggattattagcaaaaagatatgaatggtggcaagcaaattatttgtttatgctctatccaacacaacagtgagctgtaggatggtaactacaaactctgcagccttctctttttactgcccataatgagttgttagacaacaatgtctgaatctttttcgttcccagtggttcccgaagcagttcactcaagattacctcgcaaagtacatgattagtggacacgcaatgaaggttaaagtatttcatccagactacaatgagcattgagaagtcctaatgaagacagtgaaggatggacgggcagccatcacaaggggttggcctagagtcgtacgcgccttacgcatggaggagggcacaatatgggcattccgcttcaccttctccagcaaccagaatgtctttcgcctctctctttacagtcttaagtataattgtggttcatcattctttgcttggtgcttctgtagttcttcagtatatgtacctgtgcattgaattatggattcgtggttgaacctatatttgcaataaacatggttgaatatgaaataagtgattgcctactttcaaatgcATAACATGTGGTTTTTAAATAGGGATTAATTGGATTAATTATGGATTaaatagggattacactgcacacggtttgcgaaagcgaaacgtctgcgatatacgtggagatcagaaatgtttctaggatccactacgtgtgcgatcaatctccactgcacacacgactttctcttgaaaactgtttgcgttaggccaccttgcgcaaacgtttatcaCACAAAAAGTGTGTGTggtggacagcctttgccacacagtttctttctACGCACCTTGTGTAatgcattcaataatgcaaacgataaaattattaatatcgtgtgcaatggcaacgctatcacaaacgatttaacgagaaaaattgtgtgtgatgtacgtgtgaacggaaacgttttccttggagcgactgtgtgggatgtgcatacgaacggaaacgtttagcagggactaactgtgtgggatgtacttgtgactggaaacaatttcgccgtataattgtatttttttatctgtactgtacgtatttccgtatttgagcgctcgccggtcgcacacgacctcattttgccgaacgtgtgtgccaggagggcatatccccaacggtttctgggtcatgtgggaaggaccccctatcgcccacactcacttggagacggttccagatgccgttgcggaaaggggttttaaaccgtttgtttaggaccgacacgcaccagtggatcttgaagaatgttctttgaatttgcacttggcggattctactattaaaaaacctatgggaaaaattaatgatgttattattcttgcaaataggaattatgtgcccataattttattgttcttgatattgattgcaatccgtcttgtccaattattcttggtagaccgtttttacgcgctatcggtgccgtgattgatatgaaagaaggcaatattaagttccaatttccctTGAGGAAgagtatggaacactttcctagaacaagaattaggccaccatatgaatcaatcatgagggcatcttatggatctcgaactaAAGATGACAAAATTTAGATCCttactttatgcctagctaagggcgtaaaactatagcgcttgttgggaggcaacccaatgaataaaatttatttttgctttttgctttctgttcttgagtgtttacacaattatgctactgttaagattgtgttttttgtgttttaattagtgtttgtgccaagtaaagcctttataatcttcttgggtgatagttgtttgatcttgctgaaaacagaaacttttgcgctcacgaaaacgattgttaaaaatcaccataaCGTGAAAAATGCCAATTTTTTCTGcagtagattaatatacaaattacccaggtcttcctgatttttcataatttttggagttccagacttATTCGAACAAATCATATTAATATAGACTGTtcttttttgacagattctgttttctttgcgttgtgtgcttattttgatggctctatggttttctttgatgagtttttgccatagaaaagttggaatacagtaaatataatgcaaaaataaaatatgaattggtttgatacaatacctatagtagtgatttatttttcttacactaacggatctcacgaaggttttgttgagttttgtgtgattgaagttttcaagttttgggttatcttacaatggatgaaggaataaggagtaagaagagcctaagctattatccaaaaatgagcaagcaactaagcttggggatgcaccgagtggcatcccctctttcttctaacgaccatcggtattttactcgaagctatatttttattcgtcacatattatgtgttttgcttggagcatcttgtatgatataagtctttgcttgttttattttgtcttttaagtcttgatcccttgctgaacacacctatttgagagagccaaaattatgtcatgatttgttagaattgctctctatgcttcacttaaatcttttatgagctatggacttgctctagtccttcacttatatctttttgagcacggtgtgctttagtatttttgaagaaattctctcttgcttcatttagatttatttgagagttaataaaattttcaagaaattctctcttgcttcacttaaattaatttgagagaaagaaattttatgctcatgatcttcacttatatttgtttgagcttgtcaaaagcaagacatgaaaattagtcccaaggtgatagatatccaagaaggatataataaaaactttcatgaagatcattagacaaaataaacttgattcttagtaatagttttgagatatgatgatgtgatgtgtgagttatgttgatgagtaattctgctttagtaagaatattggtgttaaggtttgtggttccctatgcaagcatgaaagtcaatagtcatgcaatgaaattgtatcttacttgtggtgcattattcggtgttaattatgcttaatgcttgctcatgagattatccgtttcttggttggtcgcttctcaatcttttgctagccttcattttgcactaagtatgatctctacttgtgcatccaaaaacctttaaaccagttttgccacatgagtccactatatctacctatatgcgctattcttttgccgttctaagtaaatttgtatgtgtcatctctaattttcaaaataaacttctatTTTGTGTGCTCGttccgctcgcggagcggtgaggggtggctaatattttccatgctagatgtgttattctcacgatgagtgtttattcacttgtcattgcacgagagtaaggcaaaggtattagggatgcccagtcccgaaatgaaaaatgaatttactttatgttgtcaaataataaattccttcgaaagtgttggtatggagggcaaccgtggatacaactagccatggaaagtgaaagtatggtggaaaaaggaataaactttattttctgtttgggaaccgcctatgatatatctagccatggaaagtgttgggaactctaagtcgttttcattggtgggaaggatgcacctcccaaaatgtttttatctctaaattttttgctttgagctctggcacctctacaaatccttacttccctctacgaagggactttcttttttactttatgcaatttttattttcgaatttgagtctccatcttctcttataaaagcaccaactaagaggcaatatgatcatacttgagtattgggtgtagctaatatgcgagtgtgttccatgaatggatcaatggttgagcatgatgggctagggataacttattttagcgttgatattttaaaagacatggttgcttgttgatatgcttgagtatttaaattatcatgtcaaaactagactactgctttgaatcacataaaagtccaaatgtccatgctataaggaaaataatatgatatgacatgttaggcagcattccacatcaaaaaaattgtttttatcacttacctactcgaggacgagtaggagttaagcttggggatgctgatacgtctccgacgtatctataatttttattgttccatgttgttatattatcaatcttggatgtttcataatcattttatagtcattttatatcattttttggtactaacctattgacatagtgccaagtgccagttgttgttttctgcatgtctTTTACATTggaggaaatcaatatcagacggagtccaaatgcaacgaaacttcacggagatttttttgggaccagaagacacataatgggccctagctgcgcctagggggtgctccgaggagagcacaacccaccagggcgcgccaggaggcccaggcgtgccctggtgggttgtgcccacctcgggtggcccccgaaccgcctctttgctctataaataccccaatattccctgAACCCTatgggagtcgacgaaatattgatccagccgccgcagagtccagaaccaccagatccaatctagacaccatctcggatggggttcaccacctgcattggtgcctctccgatgatgtgtgagtagttctttgtagaccttcgggtctgtagttagtagctagatggtttcctctctctcgctgaattctcaatacaatggtctcttggagatccatatgacgtaactctttttgcggtgtgtttgttggcatctgatgaactttgaatttatgatcagttatatctttttatatccatgaaagtatttgagtttctttgatctcttttatgcatgatctcttatagcttcgtatttcttctctgatatttggcttttgtttggccaacttgatctatatatcttgcaatgggaagaggtgctttgtagtgggttcgattttacggtgcttgatcccagtgacagaaggggaaccgacacgtatgtattgttgctactaaggataaaataatgggttctatctctacatagatagatattgtctacatcatgtcattgttcttattgcattactccgtttctccatgaacgtagtacactagatgcatgctggatagcggtcgatgtgtggagtaatagtagtagatgcaggcaggagtcggtctactaatcttggatgtgatgcctatataatgatcattgcctggatatcgtcaagattatttgaagttctatcaattgcccaactgtaatttgtttacccaccgtttgctatttttctcgagagaagccactagtgaaacctacggccccggggtctctttctcatatatttgcctttatgatctacttttcctttgcatttattttcagatctattaaaccaaaaatacaaaaatactttgctgcgttttattcttatttattttatttggcgttcgatctatcaatctactacaatttatctcacgccCGTTTGCCATCTtgaggcgccgttacccgaaagggattgacaacccctttaacacgtcgggttgcgaggattaaatctgtgtgcaggggctatttacgttgtgttgcttggttctcctactggttcgataacctttgTTTCATCACTGAGAgaaatacctaccgttgatgtgctgcatcatcccttcctctttggggaaataccgacgtagtcctagccgaCATCACCTACCACTTGTTCATAtagcctcccatgttgccatgaaaagcctctaacccaccttcctagcaaaccgttgtttggctatatTACCGCTTTTACTCAGCCCCTcgtatagcgttgctagttgcaggttgttccatgttgggacatggatatcttgggatatcacaatatctcttatttaattgatgcatctatatacttagtaaagggtggaaggcttggccttttgcttggtgttttgttccactcttgccgccttagtttccgtcatacgggtgttatgttccttgaattttgcgtccctaacacggtgggggtttatgggccccccttgacagttcgctttgaataaaactcttccagcaaggcccaacattggttttaccatttgcctaataacaactaaaacttgcatagggagTAATTAACCCGAGGATTCTTAATCAACAACCCGGGCCAatgctcctcatgagtgttggtccaaactagagcaccttGCGGCGcccccttggcaacttgggtctCAGCGaccgtaagcttagctcatccggtcgtggcctgagacgagatacgcgcggctactattagggtgtcggcacgtcgggaggtcttgctggttttgttttaccattgtcagagtgtcttgtgcaccgggattccgagtctgatcggagggtcccgagatggaggattgtctccgcggatcaaGAGCTtctcatgggctaagttgggacacccctgcaaggtttaatctttcgagagccgtgcccgcggttatgtggcagacgGGAGTTTTTAATAGCCAGTTGTAGTGAACTTGAAACAAACTctttaaaatacaccaaccgcgtgtgtaaccgtgatggtctcttttcgatGAGGTTGgggaagagaacacggtggggttatgattgtacgtaagtagttcaggatcacttcttgatcattactagttttcGACCggttgcgtagtttctcatcttattctGGTAGCCACCATAcaaatgcttagtgcttgctgcaactccaccacTTAACCATGTCATACCCACTTAAGTTTTGTTAGTCTTGATACCGTGGGTGATatgattgctgagtccccgtggcTCACGGAATACTACAAACACAGTTGCAGGTACCGATGAGTCTGATGCAGGTGATGCCACTGAGCTCGAGCGGGAGTTCGATGAAGACCGTGGCCATTACTATGTTTCCTTTCCGGACGATCAGTTGTGCTGCCCAGTAGAGTCGATCGGGACTTAGCTTGGGTGGTTGTCTTTTATTCGTTTGATTTCGTCCGTAGCCGGACTCTGTGTTCATCTTGAAGGATTGTATTACTTGATGATATTTGTGTGACATTGTGGCAATTGTAAGCTAAAGCTCGTATTCTATCTATTTAGTACATGAGATGCGCAAAGATACAACCACTCTTGCGACCATAGCAATATGCGCTTATGccccaagtcgtgcctcgacacgtgtgGAGTATAGTCGCATATTGGGCGTTACATTTCATTtattggtaatgattctaatgttcatgaggaTATGATACTGCccaaattggatacatttgttttgcttacaaatgaaggagCCAGTACGGACAAGAAGGACGAACATTGGAGCATGATCAAGCATGAAGATGATGGCGAGCAGAaagggaacaagaacggagttttCTGGTGAAGTTTTCAGCACTTTAGAGCCACCATGACGACATACAAAGGACATGGACGAAATATACAGGATGAcctttcataaatttcgtccataaCTTGTGCTGCGCCACATTATTTTTGTACCagacccatgtaatttcgaaatacactTAATATGTTGTTTTTAGAGTCCATATTAATAGGAAAATGACTTAGGACATAATTTAGTCCCACCTTGTCAAGGATAGACAAAATTCTCCTCTGTCTACCTGTaaatacagcccttagggcgtcattTTAGACTTGAGTTtttttagattaaagttcgccataacTGCAACTCGCGTCCTTTGTTTGTGTTCAATGatcagaccaagacgtcacagaaccccacttgATCAATAAAGTTTTCCTTTTATATTCACAATATCCAAACTATAAtatcagtttcttgcttgttcttcatttgcgtGCAGGAAATAGActctcgtggtcaggttgatcgtgttCCGACGTgatcaataacctctcggagttggtttagcgattgctaaggcgcgacgtcttcgcacggTCATAGTCAAACCGTCAAAGTCAACTTCCATCGAAAATGATAGCTATCTCTCATCGGTAGCTACTTCTCATCGAAACATCATggcaccttcgcctctatcagtGTCTTTATTGAACTTGGAACTATTACTATAATTGAAGCTAATGGATTTCATGGTAATGAAGATGAAAAGGCTATTAATCACTTCGTTAAACTTGAAAATTTTGCCATGTTGTGACTTTGAAGTTGGCCAGTAGGTCACCATGTGTGTGGATTAGGTCAGCTAGGGTTTTGCAAGTGTGCGGTTAATACATCTTGCTTATTGACGTTAATACATCTTCTTGCTTGTTGACAGCTCCTCCTTCATTTCTAAAAAAAACATATTTCTGTATATATTTAAGCAACTTCCATTGTGGCAATTAAAAAGAATACATGGATCTAATATATACTACTACgatatgtactactccctccgttcctaaatataagtctttttagagatttcaaatggactaccatatacggatgtatataaacatattttagagtttagattcattcattttgctccgtatgtagtcacttgttgaaatctctagaaaatctctagaaagacctatatttaggaacggagggagtactactcatctGCACATCACATCCAGATTGAAGTGCTCCTTGAGACGTTTGTGCTCGCCGCATCTTACCatatatactactccctctgtcccgtaatataagaatgtttttgacactagtgtagtgtcaaaaacgtttttatattatgggacggagggagtacaatggAGATTGAACTACTCATCTGCACATCACGTCGAGATTTAAGTGCTCCTTCCATGAGACGTTTGTGCTGACGGTTTCAAGAGTCACTGCCACTGCTTGAGTCCACTGAGGACGGCGTGTCTGGAGAAGCATGATAGTGCACTTCAGCGTGTTGATGCGACTGGTTGCTCAAGCTTTGAGCATGGTATGGCAGGGCTCGGCGAGATCGGTGCAAGGAATGCTTCTTCCTGTGGCTCATGTTGATGATCGCCGTTACGATATCCATGATAGTGGGGAGGAGACTTGACGAAATAGTGATAAGTCCAGACACCTGCAGATGGCAGGATGACAATTGGAAATTATGCTTGGCAATCTTCGGTTGAAGTGAAAATGCATCAGGAAGAAGTACAAGGAATGAATTCTAACTGGCATAATGAGAAAAGATGAGAAATGCCTAGTAGAAGCAGCTTCCATTGTGGCAATTAAAAGGAATCCATGGATCTAATATCTGTGGAAAGAGATGTGTAGATTCTTACAGTGCCGTGACGGAAATAAGCCCAAATGTCGTATTGCAACCATACAGCATAGGATAGAACAAAAGCGAGAAAGAGCCCCAGAATATATACAGGGTTCCTGCTCATGAACAAAAGAAAAGCCCTGGTTAGTCAGCCCACCAACATGAGAAAATGGCCCTGTTACAACCCTGAACACTGAAATCTCAGAATATCATGTTAACTAGAAACAACTTGAATTAAATGTTTAAAAGAGAATTCagatattccaccaaataaagaATTACTTCAGTCAGATAATTACCTAAGAAGAAACATAGATTCGTTGAACCCAAGTATTGCAAGAACAAGAATGGTCCACGCAGGTGGTAATGAATTATTACTACGTCTGTGTGCTTCCTGCAGAAAGGGTTGGATAGGAAGAATTCGATCAGGACACCACATACAGCACATATACTTAGGTAGATATACCATAAACATAATTCCACATATAAGGTGAAAAGGAAACAATGAGGATGGGACTACCAAGATTAGTACCCAGAGGTTCCAACTTCCGACACGGATTATTGGAACATGGGCCCACGTTCACCCTTCGAACAGTAAAAAAATGGTAAATCTGATTATTATTTTTGGTAGCCATGGCCGTGTCCAAAAAGGAAATGACATCGTGGTATTCTGGCCAAAAAAAAAAGTCGGTGCTAAAAAAGCATCGTTTGAAGCAACTTGGATGTCCGATTTTGTTTGCTTTGCTAAGAATACCACAGATGTCATTTCTTCGCGAACCTTCAATTTTGAGTAGAACAGCCGACCAGGTTTATTAATACAAAGTTTTAGAAtagtttgattctttttgctatttaGATTTTACTGTTTATAGGGGTGCTCATGGGCTCATGTTCACCATTCAAGAAAACATAGATCACAGTTATGAAAGAActgatcgattggatgaacactTGGGCAGCAAATAACCCAGGtaaatatttatttattttttgcgggaaaaataaCCCAGGAAAATAGACCTGCATCAAAATTGCTTGTGCAACAGGATACTCCGTCTCAGCTTTGAATTGCCTCCAGATGGATTTACACTGCACTGGTGTGATTAGTGTATCCTGTGGTGACACCTGTACAAACATAAAATGTTCCAACTTATTTCTCACTCCATGCCTTGTAAACCATAGAGAGCAAAGTATAAGACGCAGCACCTCTTGCCATGTGGTTGAAGCTAGTGGATCAGAAGTGAACTCGATGCTCCTCTTCCAGCAAAGTGGTCCTCCATCTAGAAGAGAAACCATCAGAGCCCGGTCTATTTTATCTGGTTTATCATCCAACCGTACAGCTGCCATTACCGACATAAGCCTTAACGCCTGAAAATTGAAGATGGTAAACATATGATACTTTTTGTACACACAAATCACAGATGATGGCTTCACCCACCCAAGAATGGTGTGTTGGTAATTCTGGAACATGACAAGTATGAAACTATAAATACCGCTAAGCGTGCTTCTCGGGTGATTGCATGTATATCTTCATTTGCTATCCATGTCCTTGGCATCAAATCTTTATCATGGCTCAACACAGTTGAAAACCTATAGATAATCAAATAAAACAGGTAGCAAACATGTTAACGATATAAAGATGGCAGTGCTATCCTAAAACATAAAGGCCACGTTTTCCTAGTTTCTCCTTCAGCAAAGAAAGGAATCATGTCCTACCTTCCTTTCATACGAATAAGGATGTTTCCAGCTTCTTCTCGAGCTTTCTTTACTACTGTACATCTTGCATGTTCCCTTAATTCTAAGACCATTTCAACAGAAGTTGTCTGATCTAGTTCATACTCGGAAAGGGAATCTGAAAATGTCAATATAATATGTTCGGTCTCACGCCTATATAATCTCCTAATAGATGCCCAAGAGTCTCGCTCGCCAGTTTCCAGGATTGATTGTACAGGTCCAGAAAGTGCATCCAAGAGCTTCTTCTGCAATGTTCAATAATGAAGGGCAAAGCATGAAGATGTAACGTTTTAAAAACTGACATCATGGTAAGAAAAACTTTCTGTATATttcagagggggggggggggggggggggggggggggggctggagTCTCAAGATTTCAGAGTCTGTACTGAGTAGGAAAATAACCTTATAAGTAGCTTTTAGTTCATCCAATTTTGCAATCCTCAAACATGCTGTATGAACTTCCATACTCTGCTGCAGTTTGTTCCTGCTATTTGTCCCATCCCAGTCTGCATGTTTAACTACTGCATCTGCATGGGAACAACAAAGTAAAAACCCAAATACATAATTTATCTAGTCAAAAATATTGAGATTCAAACCATGCAGGAGAGCTGCATGTATTCATTAGATAGAAATAGAAGTACAGCGCTAAAGATCGCATGGCCCAAAAGCAAAATGGCAACCAAAACAAACAATAAACGACCTAAGGAACCCTGGCACACCCGCCGGCAACCAGCGACCAAGACAGAACACTAGAACCTAAGCAAGTACAAGCAGGGACCACAAACATGCATGAAAGCACAGACCATACATCAAAGGAGCTTGCAACATCCAAGCAATGACCACGATAATAGAAGCGCAAGTCCGAAGTGAACCCTACTTGCACGAGCACTCCAAAATAGGACCGATATCTCAATTAAAGGAGACGATACAGCCTAGTGTTTTCAATATCAGCTGAATGAGCCATAATAACAAGCATGAGAACTAGAGCTTATGACAAGCCATTACCGTTTAAAAACACACACAAGATGATAAAGACATGCCTCCCAAATGAAGATGATAACAATCCCAGGAGCAAGCAGTGGCAAAGCCAAGTTGTAGCTGTGTAGTCTAGTGACTACACATCAATTTGGCAAACAGGAGAACCTCATGTATGCGTACACCACTGCTGATCAAACAAATTAGGAAAATTGACTACACAGATCCATGTGACATCACAACGTCTGGATGCTGGCACTGCCACTGGGAGCAAGCGTGAGAAAAGTGCTTACAACAAGATCAACATGCAAAAGCTCATTGCAGTCGAAGTGCAATAGGGTGGTGAAAGCTCATTCAGTATTATGAAACCAAAAGCATGAAGGCAGTATCAAAACGTGAGAAATCAATTTTCACAATACTGTTCCTGTCAAAAAATTCACAATACTGCATTACCGCATATGGTTACAAGGTCACCCAAATTCATCAAAAGGAACATCACTAATCATGTAAAAAAACGACTAACTGAAGAATAAAGAACATGACACGGAAACACTGGTCAAATAGCGCTAGATAGTTGCATCCCAAGAAATCTTGAGGCTGGAAGTTGTTTGTTTACCTCTCCATCCTGCCTCaaactctactgatgaagactgGGCACAATGACGAGCTGATGCTGCAAATCTCTCACCACTCCTCAATAATTGTTCTAGATCGTTTTTGAATTTACTGAGGACCGTGCAATGCAGGTGTTCTATCACTGTCTCAAAAGCAGGGTGCGTGTGCTGCAATGCATGAGACCAAGTGATCAACATGAGATACAATTGAAAAATCCAGCTTCATTTTCTAAGAATTGGCAAGATCCAGTATTTAACATTATAGCTGCCCTACATATGCGGAAACCGCTTCAGTTAACTTAATAGGACCCAAGAAAGATTATAAAACCGAGTGTTTCAGATGTTTGGAAGACAACACTTGATACTGCACACGTTGGCAACCAATGATGTAAACTGTCATTGGCCATGCACTGATTCTTAAGAATATATTCACCTACATTGAATATAGAGTAAAGCATATTAGAGGTTCCTAAACTAATTCGGGGGGTCTCACATAGGTTCTGGAACTTTAAAAATCACCATCACGGTCCTG
The sequence above is a segment of the Aegilops tauschii subsp. strangulata cultivar AL8/78 chromosome 6, Aet v6.0, whole genome shotgun sequence genome. Coding sequences within it:
- the LOC109739989 gene encoding protein ROOT HAIR DEFECTIVE 3 homolog 2, which gives rise to MAADGSERHTAQVVGADGEMDGPALERFAAAAGLVQRGLSYAVVSIFGPQGSGKSTLLNHLFGTSFTEMDALKGRNQTTKGIWVAEAVGIEPFTLVMDLEGTDGRERGEDDTAFEKQSALFALAVSDIVMINLWCHDIGREQAANRPLLKTIFEVLMRLFSPRKTMLLLVIRDKTKTPVEYLAQALKEDIHKIWDSVPKPEVFKKAALSEFFNVEVTALPSYEENEELFKEQVGKLRHKFIHSIDPGGLAADRRGVIPASGFCISAMHIWKVIRENKDLNLPAHKIMVATVRCEEIADEKLRCFMLDEGWLELEAAVTSGPVRSFGMKLSDIIDFYLLDYDMETMYFDEGVRTVKRQQLQSEIVNHTHPAFETVIEHLHCTVLSKFKNDLEQLLRSGERFAASARHCAQSSSVEFEAGWRDAVVKHADWDGTNSRNKLQQSMEVHTACLRIAKLDELKATYKKKLLDALSGPVQSILETGERDSWASIRRLYRRETEHIILTFSDSLSEYELDQTTSVEMVLELREHARCTVVKKAREEAGNILIRMKGRFSTVLSHDKDLMPRTWIANEDIHAITREARLAALRLMSVMAAVRLDDKPDKIDRALMVSLLDGGPLCWKRSIEFTSDPLASTTWQEVSPQDTLITPVQCKSIWRQFKAETEYPVAQAILMQEAHRRSNNSLPPAWTILVLAILGFNESMFLLRNPVYILGLFLAFVLSYAVWLQYDIWAYFRHGTVSGLITISSSLLPTIMDIVTAIINMSHRKKHSLHRSRRALPYHAQSLSNQSHQHAEVHYHASPDTPSSVDSSSGSDS